The genomic DNA GTCGTCCGCCGAAAACCAGACATACAACTCGGCGTCGTCGGACTTCTTGAACACCCCGGAAAGATGCCGGACATCCAGGCGGACGCGGTAGGCATCCACCTCCCCGATGCCGGTCTCCACCTTTTCGCGCCCTTCCACGAACGCCTTGCCCACCACGGACACCTTGCCGTCGGACACGTTGGCGTCGAACCGCATCCCCTCGTACAGCGCGTGTTTGCGGAAGGCGAAAAGGATGGACATGGGGTCAAAGACGTCCTCGGGCTGGTCAAGGGTGTGCTGGAGCTTGCCCTTGGTGTAGCGGTAGGATTGGTTGGTCCGCTTGTTGAAAATGAGGTCCACCTTCTTGCGGTAGGAGCCCTCCCGCTGATCCTTCTTGTAACGCAGGGCGTGGTTGACCCCCATGTCGGTCCAGGCCTCCATGGTGTCGCGGACCTTGTAGAAGTTGTCCACCCAGCCGAGGGTGCGGGCCTTGGCGTAGAAATAGCGAGCGGGCACCCCGTCCATCTCTGTGTCGTCCCGGCAGATCAGCTCCGCCTTGCCCGCCCGGATAACGGTCCAATGGATGTCGTAATACAGCCGCTCGCCCGGCCCGAATGGCGGGGAGGAATCCTCGGTCCCGCGAGCCGGGACGGCCAGAAAGAGAACCGCAAGAACGGTCAAAAAAATTCTGCGCATATCACATAGTCGCCATCAACCTGGGACAAGTCAAGGCGCAGCCATGTAACCACGCCGTTGTTATGGACAAATCCCCGCACACGAGATAGAAGGGGATAATATGCGGACCTGAATCGAAGCAATATATCGGAGGATTACCCCTTATGATGCTTAGAAAACGCGCCTGGGACATGATGCGCGACGAATACCCGACCGTCCAGGAGGACGCCAGTCTGGCCGAAGCCATCCGCGTCATGCGCGAGGCCATGGTAGACGCCCCGGATTCGCAGGTGGTGGTGGTCAAGACCAAGGGCGGCAAGCTCAAGGGAACCATCAACCTGTGGCAGCTCTTCAAGGCGGTCAAGCAGTCCGTGCTCAAGGACGAGAACCTGATTACGGACGGCGAAGTGGATTGGGACCAGCAGTTCGCCAACGCCTGCCTGATCTGCACCCAGCTCAGGCTCGACGAATACATCATCCCCAGCCCGCCGCTGCTCAAGCCCAACGACCCCATCCTGGTGGTCCTGGACGTGTTCCTCAAATCCCGCCGCGACTGGGCCCTGGTGGTGGAAAGCGAACGCGTCATGGGCGTGGTCTACGTCACCGATGTATACCGCGACATGACCCGCGACATGGTCCAGGTCTTCAAGAAATAGCGGGTCATCCGCAAACAAAACGCCAACGGCCCGCTCCAGATGGAACGGGCCGTTTTTTTGTGAAACGGGTTCCGCCGACTAATGGTCGGAAACCATGATGTAATCGTTCGCGGCCCTTGCCGAATGACAACCGGCGCAGGACCCCGGACCTTCCACCAGGACCTTTCCTTCGGCCGAGTACTCCACCCAATACCAGTCGCCCGCCGAGGGATTGTATCCCGCGACCTTATACATCACGGTGATGAACTTCAGCTTTTCCCTGGAATTGAAATTATCCTTCACCACCATGGCGCCGACGGGCTTGGGCGTTCCCTTCATCAGCCCCGCCTTGTTCACATACACCTCGTGCAACGCTCCATGGGGCGACTTCCCCTTCTGCATCCCCATGTGATCCGGGAACTGCCCCCATTTCCGGTAGGGCGAGACCTCGGTGATATACTTCCAGACGGCCATGCTCTCCGCTCCGGGCATCATGCCCGAGACCTTGTCCATCGAACCGTCCATGGTCTTGCCCATCTCATTGCCCATACCCGCACCCATATCATTGCCCATGGGCTGCTCCATGGACGGAGTCATTGTCTTACCCATGGTTCCGTCCATGGGTTTATCCATGGCCCAGGCAGTGAAGCCGAAAACAGCGACCAGCAGCACTGCGATTGTCAAACGTTTCATGCGCCCTCCAACTAGCTAAAGATGACAACGATAACTATTCTATACTTTCTTGGTATGAATTTGACAACAAGAAGCTTGCCTCCCGCGAGTTTCCCTGCGGGAGAAGATAGGGAATGACGCGCACCCGCCTGGCGCACGGCGGGAGCCCGCACGCGGCGCAAGGCGCATCTACGCGTTTTTTCGAGAGGATACGATTACGACTTCAGCTTCAGGTCGACCAAGAGCAGGGTCTGCAACGCCTTGGTGATTTCCTGGTCATACCGGGGGTCCTGAGCCAGCGCCGTGGACGCCGGGAGGTACCCCATGGGCTCGGCGTAGGGCCGTTTCGAGATCATGGCGCAAAAGGAGTCCGCCACGGCGGTCAGTCTGCCGGGGAATTCCTGCCGGGTCGACTTGAGCGGATAGCCAGAGCCGTTCAGCCGCTCGTGGTGCTCGGTGACGCATTGGTCTATCTCGGGGTAGCGCAGACCGAGCTTGCCGAGCATCTCGAAACCCACCTTGGTGTGGGAATTGACCTTGACCCGCTCCTCGCCGGTAAGGGGCTTATCCTTGGTACGGAGAAACAGCGGCACCTTGGCCATGCCCAGATCGTGCAGAAAGAGCCCGGCCAGAACACGGTCGAAAACAGGCCGCCTGACCGAGTCGGGCAGCTTTCCGTCCTTGAGCTTGGCCCACAACG from Pseudodesulfovibrio thermohalotolerans includes the following:
- a CDS encoding CBS domain-containing protein, which gives rise to MMLRKRAWDMMRDEYPTVQEDASLAEAIRVMREAMVDAPDSQVVVVKTKGGKLKGTINLWQLFKAVKQSVLKDENLITDGEVDWDQQFANACLICTQLRLDEYIIPSPPLLKPNDPILVVLDVFLKSRRDWALVVESERVMGVVYVTDVYRDMTRDMVQVFKK
- a CDS encoding cytochrome P460 family protein, encoding MKRLTIAVLLVAVFGFTAWAMDKPMDGTMGKTMTPSMEQPMGNDMGAGMGNEMGKTMDGSMDKVSGMMPGAESMAVWKYITEVSPYRKWGQFPDHMGMQKGKSPHGALHEVYVNKAGLMKGTPKPVGAMVVKDNFNSREKLKFITVMYKVAGYNPSAGDWYWVEYSAEGKVLVEGPGSCAGCHSARAANDYIMVSDH
- a CDS encoding DUF3108 domain-containing protein — its product is MRRIFLTVLAVLFLAVPARGTEDSSPPFGPGERLYYDIHWTVIRAGKAELICRDDTEMDGVPARYFYAKARTLGWVDNFYKVRDTMEAWTDMGVNHALRYKKDQREGSYRKKVDLIFNKRTNQSYRYTKGKLQHTLDQPEDVFDPMSILFAFRKHALYEGMRFDANVSDGKVSVVGKAFVEGREKVETGIGEVDAYRVRLDVRHLSGVFKKSDDAELYVWFSADDRRIPVKVRSKVVVGSFYMTLREYYPPDRG